From the Anaeromusa acidaminophila DSM 3853 genome, the window TTCAAAACAAGCCCTCTAAGACTATATACACCGCCTGCCCATGATAAGATATACCCGCAGCAAAATCCGCTGTAGGCGTCAATACAAGCCGTTAAAATGGGTCTACCTACAAGATCTCCATAATCATTGATGAGATAAATATCGCATACAGTAGAATCTAGCATACCTACTCCAATAGCAGGAGCAAACGATTGTATACCATCGCCAATAAGAGGTCTGTTATTTCTCTGGTAATTCTTCAATCCATCTCTGGAAATATAAAAGTTCTGCATCTTTTTTGTTTTACGATAGAAATAGCGAAATTGGTAAAATGACGGATAGTGATTTACAAGAACACCCAGACGATCACAATACTTCTCTTTCAGCATCATGGTATAGGCAGTCTTAAGAGATTGCTTTTGGGTAGTGTAAAAGAATTTGTTCAAAGCCCACCGTATTTTTTTCTCGTCCTGGGTTAGTTCTGCATGATCATCTATCCGCTTCCGTGGAGCTAGTACGGCTATATTCATATAGGCCAGATAAAGGCATAAATAGTTTCTGATGGTTTGCTTGGATATGTCGTGTTCTGTTGCTGTAGCACCAATAATTTCAGAACGCATTCTTTCATCCGCTATAAAAGGCAGAATTGGTGCAATCAATGTATAGCGGTTATACATACTTTTTTTCTGGTCAGTATCCAAAGCATCAACGGCTGGGACTGTAAAATTCGCAGCCTCGTTCAACACTTCATCATTGCAGCTAGAGAAGGAATCCAAAGTCAACGAGTCTACCCATACGGGCATAGTCTTTTTGATACAGTCGATAACAAGTATCTTGTCAGGCTTTATCTCTAACACCCTGATAATGCGGTTACCGTCCTTCAGCAAATCATGCTTCTTCATCAATGACTAACCCCCAATCGGTAACACCTTGCCTTAACCAGTATTCTCTTGATGCATCCAGCAGCTTGACCGTAAGCGGCTTCATCAGTAACTTACGAAATACACATTCACGGACCATCAAATCATTATCAGATTTGACGCAGACAAAATCCGAAGTATATTGGCCAATGTCCCGCCCAGCCAGCGGGACATTGCACCTGATTTCTTTCACTTCATCACTCACTTCTAGAATATCTGCATAAGCATACTGAATGGCATCGTATGTCCTGCATACCTCATTGCACTTGGCAATGACACGTTTCTCGCAACGGCCTTTAAACTTTTTCTTCCTCACCTTGCAAAACCTCCTTGTATGGAACGCTCTGCTGCTTGACCCATTTTCCCAAAAACGCTTCCCAAAAATGAAAAAAGACAGCTTTTGGGGAATGGAAGCTTATACTTTTGGGAAAACAGAAAATCATAAATAGGCTCTCTTACCCTCATTCCATGGGCATTTCAAGCCAATGTTCATGAAAATCAAACCGCCATGCTTTTTCCCAAAAAGCATAAAAGAAATTATCACCATGTCGTGGGGCACAGTCGTTTTTTCTGTAAGAGGCATTTTTATTTATTCTCCCTGGCTTTGCCAGGTATGCCCGCCACTCCATGGTGACTGTCTTTTTGAAAAGCCGAACGTTCCAGTATTTACGCAGGTTGAGGATAAAAAAAGACCCTGCAAGGAAGCTCCGAAAAGCTTCTGCAAGGTCTTTTTGTCTATGTCGGGCAGGCTAAGTCACTTTGGCCTCTCGAGAAAAAACGACTGTGCCCCACGACAACTTACTTATTCAAATTCAATTGTTGCTGGCGGTTTCCCTGTGCAATCATAAAGCACACGGTTAACGCCTTTTACTTCATTTACAATACGACTGGTAACAATCGCGAGTACTTCCCACGGAAGCTGCGCGCTTTCAGCGGTCATAAAATCAGATGTCATAACGGCACGAAGAGCAATCGCATAATCATACGTACGGCCATCGCCCATAACACCAACCGAACGCATATTGGTGAGCGCTGCAAAATACTGTCCCAGATCTTTCGCTACTCCGGCTTTTGCTACTTCTTCACGGTAAATAGCATCCGCCTCCTGAACGATCTGTACTTTTTCTTCTGTCACTTCACCGATGATACGAATACCAAGTCCCGGACCCGGGAACGGCTGGCGGCTAACAAGATATTCCGGAATTTGTAATTCCCTGCCAGCTTTTCTTACTTCATCTTTAAATAACAAGCGCAGCGGTTCTACGATTTCTTTGAAATCAACATAATCCGGCAGACCGCCTACATTATGATGGGATTTGATAACCGCCGATTTACCCAGGCCGCTTTCGATAACGTCCGGATAGATGGTTCCCTGTACGAGGAAATCCACCTTGCCAATTTTTTTAGCTTCATCTTCGAATACGCGAATGAATTCTTCGCCAATAATTTTACGCTTTTCTTCCGGATCCGTAACACCCTTGAGTTTTGCATAGAAACGCTCTTTAGCATTTACGCGAATGAAGTTCAGATCATAATGACCATCAGGGCCAAATACAGCTTCTACTTCATCGCCTTCATTTTTTCTCAGTAAGCCATGATCAACAAATACACAGGTCAGTTGTTTGCCGACAGCTTTTGACAGCAATACAGCAGCAACAGAGGAGTCAACTCCGCCCGACAAGGCGCAGAGAACTTTTCCGTCGCCAATCTTCTGGCGAAGAGTCTGAATTGTCACTTCTACGAAGGAATCCATTTTCCAGTCGCCACTGCATTCACATACATTGAAAATAAAGTTACGAAGCATTTTCATGCCTTCAACGGTATGCATAACTTCCGGATGGAACTGTACAGCATAGAGTTTTTCGGCTTCATTTTCCATTGCTGCCACAGGACATACAGGCGTAGAGGCTGTAACCGTAAAGGATGCCGGAGCCTCTGCAATATAATCCGTATGACTCATCCAGCAAATCGTTTCCTTGGAAACCCCTGCAAAGATTTTAGAGTTTTCGTCTTTAATGCTAACTTCCGTTTTGCCATATTCGCTGACCGGAGCTGTTGCAACCTTGCCGCCCAGTAAATGCGCCATAAGCTGTGAGCCGTAGCAAATTCCCAAAACCGGAATTCCCAGCTTTAAAATTTCTGCACTGCATACGGCAGAGTCCTTTTCATACACGCTATTCGGGCCGCCGGTAAAAATAATCCCCTTCGGCTGCATTTTTTTTATCTCTTCAATGCTCATCGTATACGGAAAAACTTCGCAATATACGTTGCACTCTCTGACGCGTCTGGCAATTAGCTGGTTGTACTGCCCGCCAAAGTCCATAACCAAAACCAATTCATTTTGTTTGGTATTCATGAACAAGAACCCCCTTTTCTATATGAAGAAAATTAAACCACACCCGAGGCTACTTGTAAATACCCTTTAAGAGCGTTTCTTTACGCAAACTAGCGCATTCGCACTCTCCTACAGCCCGTAAATGACGGATAGTGTCAAGAAGAATGCGGCTGAGCATGGGGGCGTCGTCATAAAAAATATCTTGTAAATCTTTGTGCGACCAGTTTTTCACAACCCCTTCGCCGTAGTTAACGACAAAGTACAGCCCTGCAAAACAGGCGCCAATTTCCCTCGCCAGATATACTTCGGGACAAATACTCTGGCCGACGATATCGGCATGTCCCTTGAGCATAGCGATTTCCGCCGGACTTTCAAAATGCCGTCCGTCTGTAACCGCATATATTCCCCTGCTGAAGATACGGCCTAAATAGTGTTCTTTAGCAGTTTCCACCAACACTTCCCGCATTTCCGGGCAGATAGCGTCGCGCATTACCAGCAGGTAATGCCCCTCAAGGCCAACATCCTTGCGCATGGACTGATCCAAATAATCATGAGGAATGACAATATCCCGGGGATCCAGCAGATGATTGACCGTGCCGACACCGCCCTCCCCGAGAATACGGCGTACGCCAGCTTCGCGAAGCACCCAAAAAATCTGCCTCGACGCGTCAGCGCGGCTGACTTGGCGTCCCCAGCCATGCATTTTACAGGTTAAAACCGGCTTTTCATCCACCGTAAACAGCCGAAACGGCGGGCTTTCTCCATAAGGAGTTTCAAAGACCAACTGGTCTTCCAACAGAACTACGCCGGGATCCTCCGCCCCAAAGGGAAAATCACTGGACAATGTGCCCGAGCCGCCAATGACGGCAAAATCAGCTTGAACCGTTACTTTCATGCTTCCACCTCATTGTCAAAACGTTTAATAATTTCATATACCGTATTACGCTGCGCCGGTCTTCTGCCAGCTTGTCGAATGAGACGAACCATAGCCTCAACATTCATGGCATGGGACGTCCCCGCCGCCTTCACAACATTTTCTTCCAACATAACGCTTCCCAAATCATTCGCGCCGAAAGCGAGCGTCAGCTGCCCAATTTCCTTGCCCTGGGTCACCCAGGAGCCTTGCACAGTATGGATGTTATCCAAATACAGCCGCGCCACGGCCAGTGTACGCAAGTATTCCCAAGAGGAAATCTTTTCGCCCCCCAGCTCATTATTCCCCGGTTGGTACGTCCAGAGGATGAATGCCCGAAAACCGCCGGTTTCCTCTTGCAAGCGTTTGATTTTCTCCAAATGCTCCAGCCGCTGCGCCCGGCTTTCCCCCATGCCGATGACCATGGTAGCTGTCGTGCCAAAGCCTAAAAGCTGCGCCTGGCGCATCACGTCCAGCCATTCGCCGCTGGAAATCTTTTTGGGACTAACGCGCTGGCGAATCTCATCCACCAGGATTTCCGCGCCGCCCCCGGGCAGCGAATCAAGGCCCGCCTCCCGCAACTTTCGCAGCACTTCCGGTATGGAAAGGCCGCTCTGCCTGGAAAAATAGAGAATTTCCGTCGGCGAAAACGAATGAATTACAATATCATACCGCGCTTTAATCGCCTTTACTAAATCCAAATACCAGGAAAAAGGCAAATCCGGATGCAGTCCGCCTTGCATGAGAATTTGCGTGCCGCCAGCCGCCACCGTCTCGCCGACTTTTTCCAACACCTCTTCATGCGTCAGCACATACCCTTCCGGATGCCCAGGACGCCGAAAAAAAGCGCAAAAGCGGCACTCGCTGGTACAAATATTCGTATAATTAATGTTGCGGTCCACAATAAAGGTTACCGTATCATCCGGAAACCGCTGGCGCCGGCAAGCGTCCGCCGCCAAACCCAGCGTTAAAATATCTTCTTGCTCCAGAAGAGCCAAAGCCTCTTCTTTTTTCATGCCTGCGCCTCCCCGGTAAAGAGCAACTGCGGCACCCTTTCAATCAATCCCAATGCATGCGCCCGCTGATAAAATCCCAACAACGCCTGCTGATGGGTTGGGGTCATCTCATAGTTCAAAAGACCGATATAATGGACGATTTCTCCCGGCGTAAAGCCGTCCCGACGAATCCAAGCCGCCGCTTCCTCCAAATGCTCTAAGCCGTACGTAAAGGCCTTGCGCAAACGCTGCTGCACTTTCCTAACCACCTGCGGCTGCGCAGCGGCAAATTCGCGCCGAGCCACCCAAACCGCGTAAACCATGCCGCCGCCGGTCAATTCCCGCCATTGGCCGCCCATATCATAGTAATAATAGCCTTCTTGCTGATGCAAGTAGGCCCCAAGAGCGTCGTCACCGATAAATAGCACTGCGTCAGCTTCATCCAAAACCCCTGCCGTCCACAAAGACGTCGTAGTTTCATAACGAACTTGGCGCAAGCCGTAATGCTGGGCCAACACTATTTTCAGCTGCCGATGAGAGGTAGCTGATTTGCTTGTCAATAAGACCTTACCGCCTTCCAGCTCTTCTACCGGTTTTTTAGAAACAAGCAAGATGCTTTCCAAGGCCTTGTCGGCGCTGATGGATAGCTCCGGCAAAAGCAGCAGCTTATCCGCATGCTGTGCATAAATAATGGATGAAACCGGACTGACATCCAGTTCACCAGCCAATAATTTTCCGTTTAGCACTGCCGGCACGTCACAAACCACATCAAGCCCTTCGGCAAAGCCGCCTTCCATAAGAGCATAATCTAAAGGCAAGCAGTTCAAAAACTGAATATGCCCGACTCTAGGACGCAATTCACTCATATTCATTCCTCCCGTTCCGGCAGGGGCGATAAAAAGTATCTCGTTCCACCGGGATATAGCCGGTTTCCCGGATAATGCCGCACAGTTCTTCTTTGGTGATACCTTTGCGCGTCGTACTCCCTGCAGCGTGAATAATCTTTTCTTCCATGACGGTTCCGTCCATATCATCTACGCCAAAAGCCAGCGACAGCTGGGCCACAGGCATTGTGAGCATCATCCAGAACGATTTGATGTGTTCCACATTATCCAACACTAAACGCGCTAAGGCAATCATCTTCAAGTCTTCCCAAGCAGTGGCTCGCTGCAACTGAGCAAAGCCCGTATTAGCCGGATGAAACGGAAAAGATACAAAGGCTTGAAAACCACCTGTCTCATCTTGAATATCCCGTAGCGTCAGTAAATGCCGCAGGCGTTGCTCTGGAGTTTCCACATGCCCGTAAAGCATGGTGGCATTCGTAGGAATGTGCAATTGATGCGCCGTTCGGATAATTTCAATCCATTCTGCGCTGTTCGCCTTATCCGGGCAAATGCGCCGCCGTACGGAGTCATCCAGAATTTCAGCGCCGCCGCCCGGCAAAGAATCCAAGCCGGCTTCCTGCAACTGCTGCAATACGTCCTTAAAAGATAAACCAGTTAGCCTAGCAAAATGCCAAATTTCCACAGGCGTAAACGCTTTAATATGCAATTGCGGCCACTTAGTTTTGACCGCCCTTACGATCTCCAAATAGTACGAAAAAGGCTGATCCGGGTGTAGCGAACTCACCATATGCACTTCCGAAAGATCCGGCGCTTCTTCTACCGCCCGCTCCACTAAATTCAACACATCTTCCTGTGTGAGCAAAAAACCCCGCTTATCGCCGCTTTTACAAGAAAAAGCGCACAAAGGACACCCGGCAGTACAAATGTTGCTCAAATTCACATGACGGTTCACATTATAGTAGACTTCCTTGCCGCTGCTGCGCTCCTTGGCCGCCCGGGCCCAGGCCCCCAAATCTAGGATATTAGCCTGTTCATACAACGCCAACGCATCTTCTAAATTCAGTCGCTCCCCTGCTTGCGCTTTGGAAGCAGCAATATCCAACGCCTTCATGTATACGCCACCTTGTCAATTGTTTTAAATCCACGCAACACAAAGCAGGCTTGCAGCGCTTAACGCGCTGCAAGCCTGCCGAAGCAGTTTTTATCCCTGCCATTCCCAAAAAGGAAACCGGCGCAAAATAATCCTGATAAAATAATCGGAAAAAGAATAGGCTACCCGCAGCGTCAGCAACAAAGAAATAGCTGTCAGCCACCATAAAAACTCGCCGGAGCGATATTCGTAAGGAATTAACAAAACCGATAGCCCCGTAACTACAACAAACGCCAGCGCTAACGGCACTACGGAATGAATTACGCTAAAAACCAGCTTAGAATAAAGAATTCCACGCCCTGACAAGCTGATAGAGTTAAAAAAAGACAGCAATTCTTCATGCATCGGCTCCGCCCATTCCCGATAAAGACCTTGAACTACTAGCGATCCTGCCGCAGGATAACAGTTTTTTAGCACAAAGGACAAGGCCCCTCGGTTCACGACTTCTACCGTCAGACTAATCCGATCCGGCTGTCCCCATTCCTCCAGTAAGGCAAAAAGCTCTTCGCGGCTGCTTACCTTCACTTCTTCCTCTTGTTCCGTTTTCTTTTTGCGTCCCAATGGATCGCAGCCTCGAGCCAGCACGGCTTGCCAGATAATTTCTCCTTCTCGCTCCAACCGCGACAATAAACTGTCTAACTCCTGCGCATCCAAATGACAAGCAGGTAAATTACTCTTAAATTCGTTGCTGTTTTCTTCCTGTTCCTGCATGCTCACGCCTTGCCCTCCATTTTACACTGTAGTTTAAAACTACAAAAATAAAAAAATATTTTAAATTATACCGATTAGTAAAATGATAGCAAATCCGATAGGTCCGCGCAAGGAAAAAATAGGGTAATGTCACCTTTGAAAAAAAGAGGTTGCTCACAAGTTGAAACAACTCATGAGCAACCTCTAATTTTTAGAAAATCCCGGGAACAAAGGGGCCTGATTACATCATGCCGCCCATGCCGCCCATGCCGCCCATACCGCCCATAGCAGCAGCGGCAGCAGCGCCGTTATCTTTTTCCGGCTTGTCAGCTACCAGGCTTTCGGTGGTGAGAACCATCGAAGCAATGCTGGAAGCGTTCTGCAGAGCCGAACGGGTTACCTTCGCAGGATCCACGATGCCCGAAGCGATCATGTCCACATATTCTTCGGTCAACGCGTTGAAGCCTTTGCCTTTGCCGGCTTTCTTCACGTTTTCCACAATAACCGAACCTTCGAGGCCGGCATTGTTGGCAATCTGACGCAGAGGCTCTTCAATGGCCCGACGCACGATAGCTACGCCGGTTTTCTCATCGCCAGTAACCTGAACGGTAGCCAATACATCTTGGATGTCGATGAAGGTGGTGCCGCCGCCAGCGACAATGCCTTCTTCTACAGCTGCGCGAGTTGCATTGAGAGCATCTTCGATGCGAAGTTTCTTTTCTTTCATTTCCACTTCCGTCGCAGCGCCAACTTCGATAACGGCTACGCCGCCAGCCAGTTTAGCCAAACGCTCTTGGAGTTTTTCACGATCAAAGTCGGACGTGGTTTCTTCGATTTGCGCACGAATCTGACCCACGCGAGCTTTGATTTCTTCTTGACTGCCTTCGCCGTCAACAATGGTAGTTTCTTCTTTAGAAATGCGAACCTGACGAGCGCGGCCCAGATCAGCCAGTTCAACGCTATCCAGCTTGCGGCCCAGCTCTTCGGTAATAACCGTGCCGCCGGTGATGATGGCGATATCTTCCAACATCGCTTTACGGCGATCGCCAAAACCAGGAGCCTTAACAGCTACCGCTTTGAAGGTGCCGCGCAGTTTGTTTACTACCAAAGTAGCCAGCGCTTCGCCTTCCACGTCTTCCGCAATAATCAGCAGCTCTTTACCCTGCTGCACTACTTTTTCCAGAACCGGCAGCATATC encodes:
- the mqnC gene encoding cyclic dehypoxanthinyl futalosine synthase; this encodes MKKEEALALLEQEDILTLGLAADACRRQRFPDDTVTFIVDRNINYTNICTSECRFCAFFRRPGHPEGYVLTHEEVLEKVGETVAAGGTQILMQGGLHPDLPFSWYLDLVKAIKARYDIVIHSFSPTEILYFSRQSGLSIPEVLRKLREAGLDSLPGGGAEILVDEIRQRVSPKKISSGEWLDVMRQAQLLGFGTTATMVIGMGESRAQRLEHLEKIKRLQEETGGFRAFILWTYQPGNNELGGEKISSWEYLRTLAVARLYLDNIHTVQGSWVTQGKEIGQLTLAFGANDLGSVMLEENVVKAAGTSHAMNVEAMVRLIRQAGRRPAQRNTVYEIIKRFDNEVEA
- a CDS encoding MTAP family purine nucleoside phosphorylase gives rise to the protein MKVTVQADFAVIGGSGTLSSDFPFGAEDPGVVLLEDQLVFETPYGESPPFRLFTVDEKPVLTCKMHGWGRQVSRADASRQIFWVLREAGVRRILGEGGVGTVNHLLDPRDIVIPHDYLDQSMRKDVGLEGHYLLVMRDAICPEMREVLVETAKEHYLGRIFSRGIYAVTDGRHFESPAEIAMLKGHADIVGQSICPEVYLAREIGACFAGLYFVVNYGEGVVKNWSHKDLQDIFYDDAPMLSRILLDTIRHLRAVGECECASLRKETLLKGIYK
- the mqnE gene encoding aminofutalosine synthase MqnE: MKALDIAASKAQAGERLNLEDALALYEQANILDLGAWARAAKERSSGKEVYYNVNRHVNLSNICTAGCPLCAFSCKSGDKRGFLLTQEDVLNLVERAVEEAPDLSEVHMVSSLHPDQPFSYYLEIVRAVKTKWPQLHIKAFTPVEIWHFARLTGLSFKDVLQQLQEAGLDSLPGGGAEILDDSVRRRICPDKANSAEWIEIIRTAHQLHIPTNATMLYGHVETPEQRLRHLLTLRDIQDETGGFQAFVSFPFHPANTGFAQLQRATAWEDLKMIALARLVLDNVEHIKSFWMMLTMPVAQLSLAFGVDDMDGTVMEEKIIHAAGSTTRKGITKEELCGIIRETGYIPVERDTFYRPCRNGRNEYE
- the guaA gene encoding glutamine-hydrolyzing GMP synthase, with the protein product MNTKQNELVLVMDFGGQYNQLIARRVRECNVYCEVFPYTMSIEEIKKMQPKGIIFTGGPNSVYEKDSAVCSAEILKLGIPVLGICYGSQLMAHLLGGKVATAPVSEYGKTEVSIKDENSKIFAGVSKETICWMSHTDYIAEAPASFTVTASTPVCPVAAMENEAEKLYAVQFHPEVMHTVEGMKMLRNFIFNVCECSGDWKMDSFVEVTIQTLRQKIGDGKVLCALSGGVDSSVAAVLLSKAVGKQLTCVFVDHGLLRKNEGDEVEAVFGPDGHYDLNFIRVNAKERFYAKLKGVTDPEEKRKIIGEEFIRVFEDEAKKIGKVDFLVQGTIYPDVIESGLGKSAVIKSHHNVGGLPDYVDFKEIVEPLRLLFKDEVRKAGRELQIPEYLVSRQPFPGPGLGIRIIGEVTEEKVQIVQEADAIYREEVAKAGVAKDLGQYFAALTNMRSVGVMGDGRTYDYAIALRAVMTSDFMTAESAQLPWEVLAIVTSRIVNEVKGVNRVLYDCTGKPPATIEFE
- the groL gene encoding chaperonin GroEL (60 kDa chaperone family; promotes refolding of misfolded polypeptides especially under stressful conditions; forms two stacked rings of heptamers to form a barrel-shaped 14mer; ends can be capped by GroES; misfolded proteins enter the barrel where they are refolded when GroES binds); this encodes MAKQILFDEEARRALERGVNSLANAVKVTLGPKGRNVVLDKKFGAPLITNDGVTIARDIELEDPFENMGAQLVKEVATKTNDVAGDGTTTATILAQAMIHEGMRNVAAGANPMVLKKGIQKAVAALVEEIRKASKKVETKDAIAQVASISAADEEIGQLIAEAMEKVGKDGVITVEESKGMGTDLQVVEGMQFDRGYISPYMITDTDKMEAVLSNPYILITDRKIGAIADMLPVLEKVVQQGKELLIIAEDVEGEALATLVVNKLRGTFKAVAVKAPGFGDRRKAMLEDIAIITGGTVITEELGRKLDSVELADLGRARQVRISKEETTIVDGEGSQEEIKARVGQIRAQIEETTSDFDREKLQERLAKLAGGVAVIEVGAATEVEMKEKKLRIEDALNATRAAVEEGIVAGGGTTFIDIQDVLATVQVTGDEKTGVAIVRRAIEEPLRQIANNAGLEGSVIVENVKKAGKGKGFNALTEEYVDMIASGIVDPAKVTRSALQNASSIASMVLTTESLVADKPEKDNGAAAAAAMGGMGGMGGMGGMM
- a CDS encoding menaquinone biosynthetic enzyme MqnA/MqnD family protein; translation: MSELRPRVGHIQFLNCLPLDYALMEGGFAEGLDVVCDVPAVLNGKLLAGELDVSPVSSIIYAQHADKLLLLPELSISADKALESILLVSKKPVEELEGGKVLLTSKSATSHRQLKIVLAQHYGLRQVRYETTTSLWTAGVLDEADAVLFIGDDALGAYLHQQEGYYYYDMGGQWRELTGGGMVYAVWVARREFAAAQPQVVRKVQQRLRKAFTYGLEHLEEAAAWIRRDGFTPGEIVHYIGLLNYEMTPTHQQALLGFYQRAHALGLIERVPQLLFTGEAQA